The proteins below are encoded in one region of Sphingobacterium sp. R2:
- a CDS encoding substrate import-associated zinc metallohydrolase lipoprotein, producing MKIIFKLFTGIGLIGLIFSCSKEDKLNYTLQNYDTFVPGTIDNWISANLTDPFNIEVIYRYQRNMHDINKNIAPADESKVIPQMKIVLKGFLEVYGKIGGSKFIKLYTPKQFALFGSGDYDPDGSVKGGTADGGRRITLYGLNGLNDNDASSVIGNLQVIHHEFTHILNQNRFIPGEFGLVCVGDYYADWTAAENTEAKARSLGFISPYARKSIGEDFAETLSHLVVRGQKFYDDYASQSGETAYKKFKEKESIVRDYMIKYFNIDVTQLQNEFQRVMVEEYHSTDYTSVLISSGKYDPFCTDFYTEYTLSMNRYTRLNSYLFGQLT from the coding sequence ATTAATTTTTTCCTGTTCGAAAGAAGATAAATTAAATTATACCTTACAAAATTACGATACTTTCGTTCCTGGTACTATCGACAATTGGATCAGCGCGAATCTGACAGATCCATTTAACATCGAAGTTATTTATAGATATCAGCGGAATATGCATGATATTAATAAAAATATAGCACCGGCCGATGAATCGAAAGTAATCCCGCAAATGAAAATCGTACTCAAGGGATTTTTAGAGGTATATGGTAAAATTGGCGGCTCTAAATTTATTAAACTCTATACGCCGAAGCAATTTGCACTTTTTGGATCTGGTGATTATGATCCTGATGGCTCTGTGAAAGGAGGTACGGCAGATGGGGGAAGAAGAATTACATTGTACGGTCTCAATGGACTGAATGATAACGATGCCAGTTCTGTGATTGGAAATCTACAGGTAATACACCATGAATTTACACACATATTAAATCAAAATCGGTTTATACCAGGCGAATTTGGTTTAGTCTGTGTAGGAGATTATTATGCAGATTGGACTGCGGCTGAAAATACCGAGGCAAAAGCTAGATCTTTGGGATTTATCAGTCCGTATGCGCGTAAGTCGATTGGTGAGGACTTTGCTGAAACACTTTCACATCTGGTCGTTCGAGGACAAAAGTTTTATGATGATTATGCATCACAATCGGGTGAAACAGCTTATAAGAAATTCAAGGAAAAGGAGTCTATTGTAAGAGATTATATGATAAAGTATTTTAACATTGACGTCACGCAATTGCAAAATGAATTTCAAAGGGTCATGGTTGAAGAATATCATAGCACGGATTATACTTCTGTATTGATTTCATCAGGTAAATATGATCCTTTTTGTACTGATTTCTATACTGAATATACTTTGAGTATGAATAGGTATACGAGATTGAATTCTTACTTATTTGGCCAATTAACCTAG